A region of Macaca thibetana thibetana isolate TM-01 chromosome 20, ASM2454274v1, whole genome shotgun sequence DNA encodes the following proteins:
- the LITAFD gene encoding lITAF domain-containing protein isoform X1: MRIPGNKRMSTQSSERGAAQPLLLGQRSSRAPGWNHRQDPHPADPPPPYGPPPRMYFEGPQVVPVELYAGMPVVGTSMPVQVVCPYCGNRIITVTSFVPGALTWLLCITLFLFGCVLGCCFLPFCIRSLMDVKHSCPVCQRELFYYRHL; the protein is encoded by the exons ATGAGAATTCCTGGAAATAAGCGCATGAGCACTCAGAGCTCAGAACGTGGTGCTGCCCAGCCACTGTTGCTGGGACAGAGGTCCTCCAGAGCACCCGGATGGAATCATCGCCAGG ATCCTCATCCTGCTGACCCCCCTCCTCCCTATGGTCCTCCTCCCCGGATGTACTTTGAAGGCCCCCAAGTTGTTCCTGTAG AGCTGTATGCCGGCATGCCTGTGGTGGGGACGTCCATGCCAGTGCAGGTCGTGTGTCCCTACTGTGGAAACCGCATCATCACGGTGACCTCCTTTGTCCCGGGCGCCCTCACCTGGCTGCTGTGTATCACCCTCTTCTTGTTCGG gtgcgtcCTAGGCTGCTGCTTCCTCCCGTTCTGCATAAGGAGCCTAATGGACGTGAAGCACTCGTGTCCCGTGTGCCAGCGCGAGCTCTTCTACTACCGCCACCTGTGA
- the LITAFD gene encoding lITAF domain-containing protein isoform X2, with the protein MPVVGTSMPVQVVCPYCGNRIITVTSFVPGALTWLLCITLFLFGCVLGCCFLPFCIRSLMDVKHSCPVCQRELFYYRHL; encoded by the exons ATGCCTGTGGTGGGGACGTCCATGCCAGTGCAGGTCGTGTGTCCCTACTGTGGAAACCGCATCATCACGGTGACCTCCTTTGTCCCGGGCGCCCTCACCTGGCTGCTGTGTATCACCCTCTTCTTGTTCGG gtgcgtcCTAGGCTGCTGCTTCCTCCCGTTCTGCATAAGGAGCCTAATGGACGTGAAGCACTCGTGTCCCGTGTGCCAGCGCGAGCTCTTCTACTACCGCCACCTGTGA